The following is a genomic window from Mycolicibacterium sp. TY81.
TGGGCGGGGTCGCCGCGGCAATCGGCCCGCTGCTCGGCGGTTACCTCGTACAAGCGATCAGTTGGCGCGCCATTTTTCTCATCAACGTGCCGCTGGGCGCTCTGGTCGCCTGGCTGGCACTGCGCCACGTCCCCGAGAGCCGCGCCCCGTCGAGCGCCGGCCGCCTCGACTACGCCGGCGCGACGACGGCGACTGCCGGGCTGGCCGGCGCGACGGTCGCCTTCGTGGAAGGGCCCAACCGCGGTTGGGATTCTCCGGTCGTGCTCGCGGCCGGGGTGCTCGGTGCCGTCGCAATGGTCGCATTTGTCGTGGTCGAACGGCGCACCGCGAATCCCATGCTGCCGCTTGGCATTTTCTCCTCACGACAGTTCACGAGTGCCAACGCGGTGACCTTCGTCGTGTACACCGCACTCGGCGGGGTCTTCTTCCTGCTCGTGGTCGTGCTGCAGACCGCGCTCGGCTACTCCCCCGTCGCGGCCGGCGCCGCCTCGCTCCCGGTCACAGCGATCATGCTGGCCCTCTCGTCGGCATCTGGCGCACTCGCCCAGCGCATCGGCCCGCGACTGCCACTGACCATCGGTCCGCTCGTGATCGCGGCCGGCATGGTGCTGATGACGCGGATCGGCCCGGGCGCCTCGTACGGCACCGTCGTACTGCCCGCCGTGGTCGTCTTCGGGTTGGGGCTCGCGGCGACGGTCGCTCCCGTCACGGCCGCCGCCCTCGCGGCCGCCGACGAGCGTCACGCCGGTGTCGCCTCCGGAGTCAACAATGCGGTGGCCCGCACTGCCGGACTGCTGGCCGTCGCCCTACTGCCCCCGCTCTCCGGGCTGACCGGCGACGCCTTCCGATCGCCCGCCGCGATCACCGCCGGCTTCCACACGGCGATGCTGATTTCGGCCGGCCTAGCGGCCATCGGCGGCGTGCTCGCATTCGCCACCATCTCCAACGACCTGCTCACCGAAGAACCGGCCGAGGAACCCCAGAACCACCACTATCACTGTGCGCTGGCCGAGGTTCCCGCCGCCGAACGCGGTGGTAGCTGAACACGGCCGCGAATTCATCGAGTAATCCGGCATTTGGGAGAAGAATGTCCACATGGCGAACCAGAGCGCCCTGACCGACCAGGAGAAGCAGGCCCGGCTCGACGTCAACCAGCTCAAGCAGCTGGTGGGCCTGGTGGAATACGACCCGACTGACGATCCATTCCCCGTAACTGGTTGGGAAGCGATCGTTTTCGTGGTCGGTAATGCCACAGAGGCAGCGAGCTACTTCCAGTCGACGTGGGGCATGGAGCTGGTCGCCTACTCGGGGCCCGAGAACGGCAATCGTGACCACAAGGCCTTCGTGCTGCGTTCGGGGTCTGTCCGGTTCGTGCTGAAGGGCGCGGTGAGTCCCGACAGTCCCCTGATCGCCCACCACGCCAGCCACGGCGACGGCGTCGTCGACATCGCGTTGGAGGTGCCCGACGTCGACAAGTGCATCGCACAGGCCAAGGCAGCCGGCGCCACAGTCCTGGCAGAGCCGCACGACATCGCTGATGAGCACGGCGCCGTGCGCGTCGCGGCCATCGCAACCTACGGGCAGACCCGCCACACGCTGGTTCAGCGGGATGTCGCCGGAACCCGCTACCGCGGTGCCTACCTGCCTGGCTACCAGCCGGCGACAAGTGGTCTGGTCCGACGAGACGGTGCTCCCGCGCGGCTGTTCCAGGCGCTGGACCACGTCGTCGGCAACGTCGAACTCGGAAAGATGGACGAGTGGGTCCGCTTCTACAACCGGGTCATGGGGTTCGTGAACCTGGCGGAGTTCATCGGCGACGACATCGCCACCGACTACTCGGCGCTCATGTCGAAGGTCGTCGCCAACGGCAACCACCGGGTGAAGTTCCCGCTCAACGAACCGGCCGTGGCGAAGCGCAAGTCGCAGATCGACGAATACCTCGAGTTCTATCGCGGACCGGGAGTGCAGCACCTGGCGCTGGCCACCAACGACATCCTCACCAGTGTCGACGAGCTGCGCCGGCAGGGCGTCCAGTTCCTCGACACGCCCGATGCGTACTACGAGGATCCGGAACTGCGCGCCCGCATCGGCGAGGTCCGCGTGCCGGTCGAAGAACTGCAGCAGCGCGGCATCCTGGTCGACCGTGACGAAGACGGGTATCTGCTGCAGATCTTCACCAAGCCGCTGGGAGACCGGCCGACGGTGTTCTTCGAACTCATCGAACGCCATGGCTCACTGGGTTTCGGCAAGGGCAACTTCAAGGCGCTCTTCGAGTCCATCGAGCGCGAGCAGGAAAAGCGCGGGAACCTGTGATGGCCGGGTACCAAAGCGGTTTCGGAAACAGCTTCGAAAGCGAGGCCCTGCCCGGCGCGCTGCCCCTCGGCCGCAACTCACCGCAACGGTGCGCCTACGGCCTCTACGCCGAGCAACTCAGCGGGTCACCGTTCACCGCACCCCGCGCCACCAACAAGCGGTCCTGGCTGTACCGGATTCGGCCGAGCGTGGCCCACTGGGGCGATTTCACCGCCGTGCCCGGCGAACACTGGCGCTCGGCGCCCGACGACGCTCCTGCCGTCCCGATTGCCCAAATGCGTTGGAACCCTGAGCCGATGCCGGATCCCGCGGTCGAGGACACGACGTTCATCACCGGCGTCCGTACCATCACCACCGGCGGGGACGTCAACGCCCGCACCGGATTCGCCAACAGCATCTACACCATCACGTCATCGATGGTGGACACCTACTTCTACAACGGCGACGCCGAAATGCTGTTCGTGCTCGAGCACGGCAATGTTCGGTTCTGTACCGAGTTCGGGATCATCGACGCCGAGCCCTGTGAGATCGTCGTCGTCCCGCGGGGTGTGAAGATGCGCGTCGAGGTGCCCGACGGTCCGGCCCGCGGCTATCTGTGCGAAAACTACGGCGGCCCTTTCACTCTTCCCGAGCGCGGCCCGATCGGCGCCAACTGCCTGGCCAACTCGCGCGACTTCCTGACACCGGTCGCGGCCTATGAGGATCGCGACGTCCCGTCCACGATGTATGTGAAATGGGGCGGCACGCTGTGGCGAGCGGATATCGCCCAGTCACCACTGGATGTCGTTGCCTGGCATGGCAATTACGCACCGTACAAGTACGACATGCGCCGATTCTCCCCCGTCGGGCCGGTTCTGTTCGATCATGCCGACCCGTCGATCTTCACAGTGCTCAGTTCACCGAGCGAGACGCCCGGAACCGCCAACGTGGACTTCGTCTGCTTCCCCGAGCGGTGGATGGTCGCCGAAGACACTTTCCGGCCGCCGTGGTACCACGTGAACGTCATGAGTGAGTTCATGGGACTCGTGCGCGGCGTGTACGACGCCAAGCCGAACGGCTTCGTGCCCGGCGGCGTCAGCCTGCACAACGGCATGACCCCACATGGCCCGGACGCCAACGCATTCCACGCCGCCAGCACCGAAGAACTGAAACCGGTCAAGCAGGAGCACACACTGGCCTTCATGTTCGAGACGCGGTTCCCGCAGCAGGTGACGGCGTACGCCGCGAATTCACCGCAGCGGCAACAGGATTACGCGGACTGCTGGAGAGGGCTGGTCAAGCGCTTCCAGCCGGACAAGCCGTGACAGCACTCGACTTCACCCACGACCCGGGCCGGCGGAGTTGGGTCGCCTCCGCGGGCCCTGATAGTGACTTTCCGCTGCAGAATCTGCCGTTCGGCGTGGTCGCCGGTGTAAACGGCGAACCGGGCGGTGTTGTCCGGATCGGCGACATGGTCCTGCACCTGAGGGGGCTCGCCGAGTCCGGCCTGCTCACCGGCGAGGCGCAGACGGCCGCAGAGTCCGCGGCAGACGGAACGTTGAACGCCTTGTTCGCCTTGGGATCTGGTCCCCGCGTAGCACTTCGTAGGGCGCTGCACGCACTGCTCGCCGAAGGCGCGCCGCAACAACAGACCGTGGCGGCGTTGCTCACCCCACTGCGTGACGTCGATGTCCTGCTGCCCGCCCGCATCGGCGACTACACCGATTTCTACGTCGGCATCCACCACGCCCGCAACGTCGGAGCGCTGTTCCGGCCCGACAATCCCCTTCTCCCCAACTACAAATGGGTGCCCATCGGCTATCACGGGCGTGCCTCGAGCGTGCAGGTCAGCGGCACTCCCGTGACGCGACCGCACGGGCAATTGAAGGGTCCGGACGCACCAGCGCCTGTGCTGGCACCCACCCGGCGCCTGGATTTCGAGCTGGAACTCGGCGCGTGGATCGGCCCGGGAAACCGCCTCGGCGAACCGGTGCGTCTCGATGACGCCGAATCCCACATCGCCGGCTACTGCCTGCTCAACGACTGGTCGGCGCGGGACGTGCAGGCCTGGGAATACCAGCCACTCGGCCCGTTCCTGGCGAAGAGCTTCGGCACCACGGTCTCGCCCTGGGTAATGACTCCAGAAGCATTGGCGCCGTTCCGGATTCCGTTCGATCGTCCCGAGGGTGATCCCGCTCCCCTGCCCTACCTCGACAGCTCACGGCACCGTGCGAGCGGTGGGCTCGATATCGAGCTGCAGGTCCGTATCAGCACGGCCCGGATGCGCGACGACGGCGAGCCGCCGCACCCGATCGCACGCTCATCCAGCCGCCACATGTACTGGACCTTCGCGCAAATGGTCACTCACCACACGAGCAACGGATGCAACCTGCAGCCCGGCGACCTGCTCGGCAGCGGCACCCTGTCCGGTCCTGACACCGGCTCCGAAGGCAGCCTGCTGGAGCTCAGTCATGGCGGCACGGGCTCGATCACGCTGCCCAACGGGGAAACGCGCACGTTCCTCGAAGACGGCGACGAAATCACCCTCAAGGCAACGGCACATCGTCCCGGGGCGGCCATCATCGGGTTCGGCGAATGCGTCGCGGTCGTCCAACCAGCGATCACCTACCCGTGACCTGAGCGGCGTCGTGCACCAGGCGCTCCACCATGGCGTCGTCGACCTCGGCGAAGAACCCGCCGACAACATCCTCGATCTCGCCGAATCCCCTGGCGCAGAAGAGAATCGGTTGGTAGTGCGTGATGTCGTAGGTCTGCACCCCCATCCGGGCGATGTTCAATGGCCGCAGATCAGCCACATCGATCTGCTGGATCTCCCCGTACGACGACAGCAGGCCGGCACCGTAGGTACGTACCTCGCCATGTTGACGGACCACACCGAACTCCAGCGAGAACCAGAAGACCTTCGAGACGAATTCAAGGGCCTCAGTCGTTTTCACCCGCTGCGCCGCCTGCCCGGCCAGCCGGTACAGCGCCGCGAACCGCTCGTGCGCCAGGCAATTGCCGTGGCCGACCACCTCGTGGATCAGGTCCGGCTCGGGAGTGTAGAGCGGCACGGAGTGATGCCGGATGTACTGGGTGGAGTGGAAGATGCCGTCGGCGAGCAGTCCGTAGAACTCGCGCAGCGGCACCAGACCGGCCGCCGGCACGTACTGGAAGCCGGTCAGCGGCCCGAGCTTCTCGTTGACCTCGACCAGTTGCGGAATCCGATCCTCGGGAAGCCCCAACCGTTCCCTGCCCTGCAGGTACTCGGTGCAGGCCCGGCGCTGGTGTAGCCGGTGCAGCTCGGCGCACGCGATGCGCCAGACCTCCTGCTCGTCGTCGGTGTAGGTCGCGACGGGTGGCGGCGTTCCGGGCTGCCAATCCATGGCGAGCGCGGCAATAGCGTTGCGGCGGGCGCGGTACTCCGGGTCGACTGCGCCTGGATGATCCGCAGCCAGATGGACGGTGACGTCATCTCCCGACCGCGTCACCGGCGCATACAACTGCGCTTCCTCGAACATCGCTGCCTCCCGGAGGTCCGGGCGTCGCACAGCGCGGCGTCTAACACCCAGGATATGCGCGCTGATCACGCACGACTGGCAAGCACCTGTTCGCGCAGGATGTCGGCGTGCCCGCAGTGGTGCGCCAGCTCCCGCAGCACCTGCAACATGACCCAACGCAGGGTTCGCGGCCCGGACCGGTGCCCCGTCACGACGGTGTCCAACGGTAGATCGGCGACCGCCGCCCGCGCTGTCGCACAGACATCACGGTGCGCCGCAAGAACCGACGCAATGGTGTCGTCGTCATCCAGCTGGAAGGACTCGTCGACGCTCTGCACCAGGCCGAGAGCCTGACGGGATGTGCCGCCGACGCATTCCTCGAACCACACGCGCTGCATCCAGGTGACGTGCTTGAGCAACCCGAGAAGCGTTGTCGCTGACGGGACGAGGCGCCGGCGGGACTCCTCCTCGGTGAGGCCGTCGAGAGTCAGTTCGACGGCACGGCGGTAGTCCTCCACGAAGGCGTCGAGCTGGGCCCGTTCGTCGTCCATCAGTACATCGAACGAGCCCATCGCTGTCCTCTCGTCACACCGTGGCGGCCGGCTGCTTCCTGGTGACCTTCACCATCATCTTGGAGTAGCCCTTCACGAAGTTGGACTGGGTGTACTCGGGCTCCCCCACAACCTCGATGTCCTCGAATCGGGCCAGCAGCTCCTCCCACAGGATCTTCAGCTGCAGTTCGGCGAGGCGGCTGCCCATGCAGCGGTGGATGCCGATGCCGAATGCCAGGTGATGGCGGGCGTTGTGGCGGCCGATGATGAAGTCGTCCGGATTCTCGAACTTGCGCTCGTCGCGGTTGGCCGAGGCGTACCACATGACGAGCTTGTCGCCCTTGCGGATGAACTGTCCGTTCAGGATGGTGTCCTGTTTGGCGACGCGGCGCATGTAGGCCAGCGGGGTCTGCCACCGGATGATCTCGTGGACCGCTTTGGTGATGAGGCCCGGATCGGCCTTCAGCCGGGCGAACTCGTCGGGGTTCTGGTTCAGGGCGAGCACGCCACCGGTCATCGAATTGCGGGTGGTGTCGTTGCCGCCCACGATCAACAGAATCAGGTTGCCGAGGAACTCCATCGGCCGGTCGATCAGGTCCTTCGTGTCCTCGGACGACTGCATGAGCGTGATGAGGTCGAAGCCGGGCTTCTCTCCCGCCGCCAACCGAGCCTTCTTGTCGTACCAGAGGGCGCTGAACGCGCGTGCCATATCGGCTGCGGCGCTGAACATCTCATCCATGTCGGCCTCGCCGCCGGTGGCCGAGGCGCTGCCGGCCACGGTGTCGGTCCAGTAGACCAACTTGCGGCGCTCGTCGTAGGGAAAGTCGAGCAGGGTTGCCAGCATGCGTGAGGTCAGTTCGATCGAGACCGTGTCGACCCAGTCGAACGGCTCGTCCACGGGCAGACCGTCGAGGACCTCCTGCACCCGGGTCCGGATCAGTGCTTCCATCTCCTGGAGGTTCTGGGGCGCCACCACGCCCTGCACCGCGCCCCGCTGCTCGTCGTGCCGCGGCGGGTCCATGGCGATGAACATCTCGACGTCCAGGCCTTCCGGCGGGTCACCGATGATGATCTGCGGCTCGGCGGAGAAGCGTTCGTTGTCCTTGTCGACGGTGACGATGTCGTCGTAGCGGGTGATGGACCAGAACGGCCCGAACGGGCTGTTCGGCTGGTAGTGCACCGGCGCCTCGTCGCGGAGCCGCTTGAAGTAGGACTGCCAGCGGCCCTGGCGGAACATGAACGGGTTGCTGACGTCGATGTCTGCCAGCTCGACTTCCTCGACGGGGGGAATCGGGGCCTCGACGAAGACCGGCGACTTGTCGCCGACCACCGATTTCTTCGTCTTCTGGTAGAGGTGCATGCCCTTGATCTGCAAAGGCATCGGGATGGTCGACTGAGCGCGGCTGCGCACTGGGTCGAGGATCGCTTCCTGCGCCTTGGTGATTGCCTGATCGAGAATGTTCACGAGTTTCTCCGTCCTGTCAGATCTGGAATTCGGGCTGTGGATCGGCGTCTGACCAGTTCTCATTCACGGGGCCTCCTCCGCACATCCCTCTTCGTTGGTAATGACGCTACGAACCAAGATGAGCAGTTGGGAGACCCTAAGCGGCGGAATACTTACTCGAAGTGGCAACGCTGAGAGCAGATCGCCGGGGTCGACGATCTGTGGTCACCGACCTACGTATCCGCCCACCCGGTGCAACCGCGACTGCCACTATCAATTCGGCGAAGCAAATCGATCTTGGCGACGCGACTTACTAGATTCGGCAATGTGGTTGATTGGGACATCCCCCGCACGCCGACGAGCGTCGGCGTGCTGCTCGGGCTGGCCGGCGAACGCGGCGTCAGCCCGGAAACCTGCCTCACCGGCTCTCGACTGACTGTCCAAGGTCTGCAGCGCCCGGGCGCCGAGGTCACCGCCCGCCAGGAACTGACTGTCGTCACGAATCTGCTTGAGGCGCTGGACTATCCCGATGACCTCGGCGTCGAGGTCGGGCTGCGCTATCGGCTTGCCACCTACGGCATCTTCGGGTTCGCCTTGATCAGCAGCCCGACCTTACGCAGTGCGATCGACGTCGGCGTGCGCTATCTCGACCTCACGTTCGCCTCGTCGACGCTCGGTACCCGGGTGGTCGGCGACGAGTTCCACTTCGTCCTGGAGGCGCCGGGCACGCCCGACCGCGTCCGCCGATTCGAAATCGACCGGTTGGCCACGGCGGTCGCAGTGATCAAACGGGAACTGTCGGCAGACTTGCCGCCCTTGGGCGTCCGGTTCACCCACCGCCGGCCTGCCAATCTCGAGCGGTACATCGCCGCATTCGACGCCGAGCCGGAGTTCGATGCACCCGAGAACCTGCTGATTCTGCCCATCGACGTGCTCGATCTCCCACTGCCGCAGGCCAACGCCTACAACTCCGCCGCCACCCAGGAGCAGTGCCGCAATCTCCTCGAAGAGCGGCGCAGCCGGACCGGACTCTCGGGCCAGGTTCGCGACCTGCTACTGGCGTCCCCGGCGCAGCCACCGAATGCGCACGAGATCGCCCAAGCGCTGCTGATGAGCCCGCGGACGTTACGCCACCGGCTCGGCGCCGAGGGCACGTCGTACCGCGAACTCCTCGACGAGATCCGCCAGCGCCTTTCAGAAGAGATGCTGATCGGGGGTCGCTTGACCGTGGCCGAGACGGCGAGTCGACTCGGTTATGTTGAGCTGTCGAGCTTTTCGCAGGCGTTCCGCCGGTGGCACGGGATGAGTCCGCGGGCCTTCCGGGCGTCCCGCACGTGAGAGCGAAAGGGCGCGGCGCCGGCCATTGTCCGCGGTTACGCGGCGCAGTCCCACCAGTCGAGCAGTCGTGTCCCGTAGAGCGTGAGCCACTTTGACGGCTCCCCGGCCGGCACATCGACCTCGAACCACACGCGGCCCGGCTGCCGGCCGGTCTGCAACCAGGTGCCGTCCGGCTGCCGGGCCGCCCGAACGATGTCGACCGCGTCGCTCAACCGGGGATCCGGTGCGCTGCCATCCTGCAGTGCGGCGCGGCGGAAGTACTCACCCGCATTGAGAGCGCTGTAGGACCACCGCATCGGATAGCTGAAGTCGTTGATCCATTGCCCCACTGGCTGGTTCGTGGTGAGCCGATTGAGCAACCGGCGTTCGAGCAGGTACTCCTCCCCGCGCCGGCGTGCCGCGTGGATCTCGGTGCTGCCCGAAGTGGCGGCCTCGAAAGCCAGCAGCCCCTTGAGCGAGTTCAGAGTGGAATGGAACGACGATCTCCGCGATCCTTCGACCCAGTCACAGTTCCACCCGCCGTCGGGCAACTGATGCTCGAGAAACCAGTCGGCGAGGCCGTCGACGTCCGCGCCCAGCCACACGCCGTTGGCCAGGGTCCAGGCGTTGATGCAGCAGTCCACCTCACCGGACCAGTACGGCAGGTCGTCGTACTCCCAGCGGCAGTGCGCGTCGAGCAGCTCGGCGGTGCGGCGTTCCCGCAACACCGATGCATCAAGTCCCCACTCCCGCAGCGCATTCAGCGTCCAGGTCGTGGCCGTCCATGGCTGGCCTTCCTCGGGCCGCTCTGGGTCGTCGAAGTCGTAGTCCGCCGGGAAGAACGCGCCGCCGGCCCACTGGCCGTCGGGATCCTGCAGTGCGAGCAGGCGTGCACCGAAGCCCTGGGTCGCGATGCGCGACCGGGTTCCCTCCCACACCGCGGCCGGCGCATCGAGAAGATCGCACTCGACCTGCCAGCGCAGCGCCGGGTCCGAGTCCAGCAGCCAGTCCGTAAGGGCCACGCTCGTCATCAGACCGCCATCACGCTAGGAGCAGTAGACCTGGCCGTTGAGTACGCAATTCGACGGTGGCGTGTAGGTGCCACTCAGAATGCCGCGGATGCCTCCGTTGGCCGTACCACCGGGCGGAATCACGCGGTTCCAGCTGGCGGGGGTGATCACGTAGTGCGTGCCGTACTGGGCGAAGGTGCTGCTCCACACGTGCGAGATCGACTGCCCGACCGGCATGTCGAACTCGATCTTCCAATCCGCCATCGGC
Proteins encoded in this region:
- a CDS encoding squalene cyclase, which translates into the protein MTSVALTDWLLDSDPALRWQVECDLLDAPAAVWEGTRSRIATQGFGARLLALQDPDGQWAGGAFFPADYDFDDPERPEEGQPWTATTWTLNALREWGLDASVLRERRTAELLDAHCRWEYDDLPYWSGEVDCCINAWTLANGVWLGADVDGLADWFLEHQLPDGGWNCDWVEGSRRSSFHSTLNSLKGLLAFEAATSGSTEIHAARRRGEEYLLERRLLNRLTTNQPVGQWINDFSYPMRWSYSALNAGEYFRRAALQDGSAPDPRLSDAVDIVRAARQPDGTWLQTGRQPGRVWFEVDVPAGEPSKWLTLYGTRLLDWWDCAA
- a CDS encoding MFS transporter; the encoded protein is MLANTSSGVRFSSAAGRWILAATVLGSGMAQLDATVVNVALPAIGHDLNTEVGGLQLVVSAYSVTLAALILLSGSLGDRLGRQRIFVVGVAWFAVASAICALAPTAQMLIAARALQGVGGALLTPGSLAIIQSVFMPADRGKAIGAWSALGGVAAAIGPLLGGYLVQAISWRAIFLINVPLGALVAWLALRHVPESRAPSSAGRLDYAGATTATAGLAGATVAFVEGPNRGWDSPVVLAAGVLGAVAMVAFVVVERRTANPMLPLGIFSSRQFTSANAVTFVVYTALGGVFFLLVVVLQTALGYSPVAAGAASLPVTAIMLALSSASGALAQRIGPRLPLTIGPLVIAAGMVLMTRIGPGASYGTVVLPAVVVFGLGLAATVAPVTAAALAAADERHAGVASGVNNAVARTAGLLAVALLPPLSGLTGDAFRSPAAITAGFHTAMLISAGLAAIGGVLAFATISNDLLTEEPAEEPQNHHYHCALAEVPAAERGGS
- the hmgA gene encoding homogentisate 1,2-dioxygenase, yielding MAGYQSGFGNSFESEALPGALPLGRNSPQRCAYGLYAEQLSGSPFTAPRATNKRSWLYRIRPSVAHWGDFTAVPGEHWRSAPDDAPAVPIAQMRWNPEPMPDPAVEDTTFITGVRTITTGGDVNARTGFANSIYTITSSMVDTYFYNGDAEMLFVLEHGNVRFCTEFGIIDAEPCEIVVVPRGVKMRVEVPDGPARGYLCENYGGPFTLPERGPIGANCLANSRDFLTPVAAYEDRDVPSTMYVKWGGTLWRADIAQSPLDVVAWHGNYAPYKYDMRRFSPVGPVLFDHADPSIFTVLSSPSETPGTANVDFVCFPERWMVAEDTFRPPWYHVNVMSEFMGLVRGVYDAKPNGFVPGGVSLHNGMTPHGPDANAFHAASTEELKPVKQEHTLAFMFETRFPQQVTAYAANSPQRQQDYADCWRGLVKRFQPDKP
- a CDS encoding cellulose-binding domain-containing protein, producing MTGPDSRVKRCRAALHVVVSALTVAFIGLVGTPVAHAAAAGARLVVQHTWQDGFIARFVVTNYSTVPMADWKIEFDMPVGQSISHVWSSTFAQYGTHYVITPASWNRVIPPGGTANGGIRGILSGTYTPPSNCVLNGQVYCS
- a CDS encoding DinB family protein, which codes for MGSFDVLMDDERAQLDAFVEDYRRAVELTLDGLTEEESRRRLVPSATTLLGLLKHVTWMQRVWFEECVGGTSRQALGLVQSVDESFQLDDDDTIASVLAAHRDVCATARAAVADLPLDTVVTGHRSGPRTLRWVMLQVLRELAHHCGHADILREQVLASRA
- the hppD gene encoding 4-hydroxyphenylpyruvate dioxygenase, which translates into the protein MANQSALTDQEKQARLDVNQLKQLVGLVEYDPTDDPFPVTGWEAIVFVVGNATEAASYFQSTWGMELVAYSGPENGNRDHKAFVLRSGSVRFVLKGAVSPDSPLIAHHASHGDGVVDIALEVPDVDKCIAQAKAAGATVLAEPHDIADEHGAVRVAAIATYGQTRHTLVQRDVAGTRYRGAYLPGYQPATSGLVRRDGAPARLFQALDHVVGNVELGKMDEWVRFYNRVMGFVNLAEFIGDDIATDYSALMSKVVANGNHRVKFPLNEPAVAKRKSQIDEYLEFYRGPGVQHLALATNDILTSVDELRRQGVQFLDTPDAYYEDPELRARIGEVRVPVEELQQRGILVDRDEDGYLLQIFTKPLGDRPTVFFELIERHGSLGFGKGNFKALFESIEREQEKRGNL
- a CDS encoding AraC family transcriptional regulator — protein: MVDWDIPRTPTSVGVLLGLAGERGVSPETCLTGSRLTVQGLQRPGAEVTARQELTVVTNLLEALDYPDDLGVEVGLRYRLATYGIFGFALISSPTLRSAIDVGVRYLDLTFASSTLGTRVVGDEFHFVLEAPGTPDRVRRFEIDRLATAVAVIKRELSADLPPLGVRFTHRRPANLERYIAAFDAEPEFDAPENLLILPIDVLDLPLPQANAYNSAATQEQCRNLLEERRSRTGLSGQVRDLLLASPAQPPNAHEIAQALLMSPRTLRHRLGAEGTSYRELLDEIRQRLSEEMLIGGRLTVAETASRLGYVELSSFSQAFRRWHGMSPRAFRASRT
- a CDS encoding cytochrome P450 — its product is MNILDQAITKAQEAILDPVRSRAQSTIPMPLQIKGMHLYQKTKKSVVGDKSPVFVEAPIPPVEEVELADIDVSNPFMFRQGRWQSYFKRLRDEAPVHYQPNSPFGPFWSITRYDDIVTVDKDNERFSAEPQIIIGDPPEGLDVEMFIAMDPPRHDEQRGAVQGVVAPQNLQEMEALIRTRVQEVLDGLPVDEPFDWVDTVSIELTSRMLATLLDFPYDERRKLVYWTDTVAGSASATGGEADMDEMFSAAADMARAFSALWYDKKARLAAGEKPGFDLITLMQSSEDTKDLIDRPMEFLGNLILLIVGGNDTTRNSMTGGVLALNQNPDEFARLKADPGLITKAVHEIIRWQTPLAYMRRVAKQDTILNGQFIRKGDKLVMWYASANRDERKFENPDDFIIGRHNARHHLAFGIGIHRCMGSRLAELQLKILWEELLARFEDIEVVGEPEYTQSNFVKGYSKMMVKVTRKQPAATV
- a CDS encoding phenylalanine 4-monooxygenase, giving the protein MFEEAQLYAPVTRSGDDVTVHLAADHPGAVDPEYRARRNAIAALAMDWQPGTPPPVATYTDDEQEVWRIACAELHRLHQRRACTEYLQGRERLGLPEDRIPQLVEVNEKLGPLTGFQYVPAAGLVPLREFYGLLADGIFHSTQYIRHHSVPLYTPEPDLIHEVVGHGNCLAHERFAALYRLAGQAAQRVKTTEALEFVSKVFWFSLEFGVVRQHGEVRTYGAGLLSSYGEIQQIDVADLRPLNIARMGVQTYDITHYQPILFCARGFGEIEDVVGGFFAEVDDAMVERLVHDAAQVTGR
- the fahA gene encoding fumarylacetoacetase; amino-acid sequence: MTALDFTHDPGRRSWVASAGPDSDFPLQNLPFGVVAGVNGEPGGVVRIGDMVLHLRGLAESGLLTGEAQTAAESAADGTLNALFALGSGPRVALRRALHALLAEGAPQQQTVAALLTPLRDVDVLLPARIGDYTDFYVGIHHARNVGALFRPDNPLLPNYKWVPIGYHGRASSVQVSGTPVTRPHGQLKGPDAPAPVLAPTRRLDFELELGAWIGPGNRLGEPVRLDDAESHIAGYCLLNDWSARDVQAWEYQPLGPFLAKSFGTTVSPWVMTPEALAPFRIPFDRPEGDPAPLPYLDSSRHRASGGLDIELQVRISTARMRDDGEPPHPIARSSSRHMYWTFAQMVTHHTSNGCNLQPGDLLGSGTLSGPDTGSEGSLLELSHGGTGSITLPNGETRTFLEDGDEITLKATAHRPGAAIIGFGECVAVVQPAITYP